The proteins below come from a single Odontesthes bonariensis isolate fOdoBon6 chromosome 18, fOdoBon6.hap1, whole genome shotgun sequence genomic window:
- the flot1a gene encoding flotillin-1a, translated as MFYTCGPNEAMVVSGFCRSPPLMIPGGRVFVIPCIQQIQRISLNTLTLNVKSDKVYTRHGVPISVTGIAQMKIQGHNKQMLAAACQMFMGKSEPEIAHIALETLEGHQRAIIAHLTVEEIYKDRKKFSEQVFKVASSDLLNMGISVVSYTLKDVHDDQDYLHSLGKARTAQVQKDARIGEAQNKRDAVIREAHAMQEKISAQYRNEIDMAKAQRDYELKKAAYDIEVNTKKAESEMAYQLQVAKTKQCIEDEKMQVQVVERTQQIMLQEQEITRREKELEAKVKKPAEAERYRLEKLAEAQRLKMIMEAEAEAESIRIKGEAEAFAVEAMGRAEAEQMAKKAEAFQEYKDGAMVDMLLEKIPLMAEEISRPLCGASKVTMVSSGGGEVGAAKLSGEVMNIMTRLPEAVEKLTGVNISQVTSRTG; from the exons ATGTTCTACACCTGTGGTCCCAACGAGGCTATGGTGGTGTCAG GCTTCTGTCGTTCTCCTCCGCTGATGATCCCTGGAGGCAGAGTGTTCGTCATCCCGTGCATACAGCAGATACAGAG GATTTCCCTGaacactctgactctgaatgtgAAGAGCGATAAGGTCTACACCCGCCAtggagtccccatctctgtcaCTGGGATCGCTCAG ATGAAAATCCAGGGACATAACAAACAGATGCTGGCTGCAGCCTGCCAGATGTTCATGGGGAAGTCGGAGCCTGAGATCGCTCATATTGCTTTGGAGACGCTGGAGGGACACCAGCGAGCCATCATCGCCCACCTGACTGTTGAG GAGATCTACAAGGACCGCAAGAAGTTCTCAGAGCAGGTTTTCAAGGTGGCTTCCTCAGACCTGCTCAACATGGGCATCAGCGTGGTCAGCTACACTCTCAAAGATGTGCATGACGACCAG GATTATCTCCACTCGCTGGGAAAGGCTCGAACCGCCCAGGTGCAGAAAGACGCCCGCATCGGAGAGGCCCAGAACAAGAGAGATGCTGTGATCAGG GAGGCTCATGCGATGCAGGAGAAAATATCTGCTCAGTACAGGAATGAGATCGACATGGCGAAGGCCCAAAGAGACTATGAGCTGAAGAAGGCGGCCTATGACATCGAAGTGAACACCAAGAAGGCGGAGTCAGAGATGGCGTACCAGCTGCAG GTTGCCAAGACGAAGCAGTGCATCGAGGATGAGAAGATGCAGGTGCAGGTGGTGGAGCGGACGCAGCAGATCATGCtgcaggagcaggagatcaccCGCAGGGAGAAGGAGCTGgaggccaaagtgaagaagccTGCCGAGGCCGAGCGGTACCGGCTGGAGAAACTGGCTGAGGCTCAGCG TCTGAAGATGATCATGGAGGCAGAGGCTGAAGCTGAGTCCATAAGG ATCAAAGGTGAGGCTGAGGCGTTTGCGGTGGAGGCCATGGGCCGAGCTGAGGCAGAGCAGATGGCGAAGAAGGCAGAGGCCTTCCAGGAGTACAAGGATGGAGCCATGGTGGACATGCTGCTGGAGAAAATCCCTCTG ATGGCCGAGGAGATCAGCAGGCCTCTGTGTGGAGCCAGTAAGGTCACCATGGTGTCCAGCGGAGGTGGAGAGGTGGGCGCCGCCAAACTGTCCGGAGAAGTGATGAACATCATGACCCGCCTCCCCGAGGCAGTGGAGAAGCTGACCGGGGTCAACATCTCTCAG GTGACCTCCCGCACAGGCTGA